A single region of the Neotabrizicola shimadae genome encodes:
- a CDS encoding glycoside hydrolase family 2 protein has protein sequence MEAVSRMRQSLDGAWAFRHESGELRQAVVPMPWQAQFADLRQRGGRAVYSRRFAAPDLAGGREAVLIFGAVMWSAVVRVNGQVVGQSDNGWLPFECPLPAGLLRSGNLVEVECALPEGEAFAEIPHGKQSWYGPFAGIWQSVWLEVRDPVHLRHCAIRADLSGRVSLDVALSAPAEVRACVLDAGGAVVAEGAELVVPAPRLWSPEEPSLYRLRVTVEKDGVRDVTEHVFGFRSFETRGGRFYLNGKPFYLRGALDQDYYPEGIATPPSLEFLEDQARKAKELGLNCLRCHIKVPDPRYYEVADRLGLLVWTEIPNVASFTAASARRMRQTMEGILVRDGNHPSIAIWTLINEDWGTRLGEDPAHRRWLADTYDWLKQRDPGRLVVDNSPCHGNFHVKTDINDFHYYRSIPERRAEWEALTEEFAAGADWTYSPHGDAQRRGDEPLVVSEFGVWGLPQPDEVRIGDAEPWWMETGATWGEGCALPHGLEERFATLRLDRTFGTVAGFVTAVQGYQFANLKYEIESMRARAPIQGYVITELTDVHWESNGLLDMNRNIRSFHADFARINTDVVIVPRAERWSGWMGQAFPLALSVATGGQDLPAAELHWEMEGQSGRIAVPATPALSVTPEVTLTLSLPLGGANRMLPVTLRLVAGGRELARNRAEIALYASLTAGGLPTVGSADARLTARAADLGLRVVAPAAADVVLARILGPEDIARLQGGARYLLLADGGSPRLRSDIAPREQPFIPIVDSEPGLPRGQEAQLPNMALHARHGTMWRGDWIASFTWLRRDGPFAAIPGGPLVDASFDRVIPTHVLTGFRGWEFGGPVSSGLVVGWAHKPAALIAARRVGRGALVASTYRVLGSGAGEDPVADTLFTALVQAAAGLATDSLPHE, from the coding sequence ATGGAGGCGGTTTCACGGATGCGCCAGTCGCTGGACGGGGCCTGGGCGTTTCGTCACGAATCGGGCGAGCTGCGGCAGGCCGTGGTGCCGATGCCCTGGCAGGCACAGTTCGCCGATCTGCGGCAGCGGGGCGGGCGGGCGGTTTACTCCCGCCGGTTCGCGGCGCCGGATCTGGCGGGCGGGCGCGAGGCGGTGCTGATCTTCGGCGCGGTGATGTGGTCGGCCGTGGTGCGCGTGAACGGGCAGGTGGTGGGGCAGAGCGACAACGGCTGGCTGCCGTTCGAATGTCCGCTGCCGGCGGGGCTGTTGCGGTCGGGGAACCTGGTGGAGGTGGAGTGCGCGCTGCCCGAGGGCGAGGCCTTTGCCGAAATTCCGCATGGAAAGCAAAGCTGGTACGGGCCCTTCGCCGGTATCTGGCAGTCGGTCTGGCTGGAGGTTCGCGACCCGGTGCACCTGCGGCACTGCGCGATCCGGGCGGATCTGTCGGGGCGGGTGAGCCTGGACGTGGCGCTGTCGGCGCCGGCCGAGGTGCGGGCCTGTGTGCTGGATGCGGGCGGAGCGGTGGTGGCGGAGGGGGCGGAGCTTGTGGTGCCCGCTCCCCGGCTGTGGTCGCCGGAGGAGCCCAGCCTGTACCGGCTGCGGGTGACGGTGGAGAAGGACGGCGTGCGGGATGTGACCGAGCATGTGTTCGGTTTCCGCAGCTTCGAGACGCGCGGGGGGCGGTTCTATCTGAACGGCAAACCCTTCTACCTGCGTGGGGCGCTGGATCAGGACTACTATCCCGAGGGCATCGCCACGCCGCCCTCGCTGGAGTTCCTGGAGGATCAGGCGCGCAAGGCGAAAGAGCTGGGGCTCAATTGCCTGCGCTGCCACATCAAGGTGCCGGACCCGCGCTATTACGAGGTGGCCGATCGGCTGGGACTGCTGGTCTGGACCGAGATTCCCAATGTCGCGAGCTTCACCGCCGCTTCGGCCCGGCGGATGCGGCAGACGATGGAGGGGATTCTGGTGCGCGACGGCAACCATCCGTCCATCGCCATCTGGACGCTGATCAACGAGGATTGGGGCACGCGACTGGGCGAGGATCCGGCGCACCGGCGCTGGCTGGCCGATACCTACGACTGGCTGAAGCAGCGCGATCCGGGGCGGCTTGTGGTGGACAACTCGCCCTGCCACGGCAATTTCCACGTCAAGACGGACATCAACGACTTTCACTATTACCGGTCCATCCCCGAACGCCGCGCCGAATGGGAGGCGCTGACCGAGGAGTTCGCGGCCGGGGCAGACTGGACCTATTCCCCGCATGGCGATGCGCAGCGGCGGGGCGACGAGCCGCTGGTGGTATCGGAGTTCGGCGTCTGGGGCCTGCCGCAGCCCGATGAGGTGCGCATCGGCGACGCCGAGCCGTGGTGGATGGAAACCGGGGCGACCTGGGGCGAGGGATGCGCCCTGCCCCACGGGTTGGAGGAACGCTTTGCCACGCTGCGACTGGACCGCACCTTCGGCACCGTCGCAGGCTTTGTGACGGCGGTTCAGGGCTATCAGTTCGCCAATCTGAAATACGAAATCGAATCGATGCGCGCCCGCGCGCCCATTCAGGGCTATGTCATCACCGAGCTGACGGATGTGCACTGGGAGTCGAACGGGCTTCTGGACATGAACCGCAACATCCGGTCTTTCCACGCAGATTTCGCCAGAATCAACACCGATGTGGTGATCGTGCCAAGGGCCGAACGCTGGTCGGGCTGGATGGGGCAGGCATTCCCGCTGGCACTTTCGGTGGCGACGGGCGGGCAGGATCTGCCAGCGGCTGAACTGCACTGGGAGATGGAGGGCCAGTCGGGCCGTATCGCGGTGCCGGCAACCCCGGCGTTGTCGGTGACACCCGAAGTGACGCTGACCCTTTCCCTGCCTTTGGGCGGCGCGAACCGGATGCTGCCCGTGACGCTTCGCCTTGTGGCAGGCGGGCGCGAACTGGCCAGGAACCGCGCCGAGATTGCGCTATATGCTTCGCTGACGGCGGGCGGGCTTCCCACTGTCGGCAGTGCCGATGCCAGGCTGACTGCGCGGGCGGCCGACCTGGGCCTGCGGGTGGTGGCCCCGGCCGCGGCAGATGTGGTTCTGGCCCGCATCCTGGGGCCAGAGGACATTGCCCGGTTGCAGGGCGGGGCGCGGTACCTGCTGCTGGCGGACGGCGGGTCGCCGCGCCTGCGGTCGGACATCGCGCCGCGCGAACAGCCCTTCATCCCCATCGTCGATTCGGAGCCGGGCCTTCCCCGCGGACAGGAAGCGCAGCTGCCCAACATGGCGTTGCACGCGCGGCACGGCACGATGTGGCGCGGCGACTGGATCGCCAGCTTCACCTGGCTGCGGCGCGACGGGCCCTTTGCCGCCATTCCTGGCGGACCGCTGGTGGACGCGAGTTTCGACCGGGTGATTCCCACCCATGTGCTGACCGGGTTCCGGGGATGGGAATTTGGTGGTCCGGTAAGTTCGGGGCTTGTGGTAGGCTGGGCGCACAAGCCGGCCGCGCTGATCGCCGCGCGGCGGGTCGGGCGGGGGGCGCTGGTCGCCAGCACCTATCGTGTTCTGGGGTCGGGAGCCGGGGAAGACCCGGTTGCCGATACGCTGTTCACTGCGCTTGTGCAGGCCGCGGCCGGCCTGGCCACGGATTCGTTGCCCCACGAATAA
- a CDS encoding LacI family DNA-binding transcriptional regulator — MKRPTMIDIAQRAGVSQATVSLVLGGVASARVSEDTRARVKAVAQEMGYVRRGGLARTTDVKVIGLLIDEVMTTPFAAPFLEGARLEAAENGALVSTICTGADPATEAAAIETLRAIGCIGVLYARLMTRIVQPPPSLAGLPCVLLNCHAADRTLDSVVPADVTGAFAATTELIQAGHRRIAHLQGETWAEATRDRTLGYRRALASADLPFDPALVAGPTWTALTGRARTLELLDLPDPPTAFFCYNDRVALGCYEALEHRGLRVPQDVSVVGFDNDDIAATLQPPLTTMVLPHEEMARWAVQDLIARAEGRGAEPRRVKIDCDIIRRGSVAPPCRD; from the coding sequence GTGAAGCGGCCGACCATGATCGACATCGCACAGCGCGCCGGGGTCTCGCAGGCCACGGTCTCGCTGGTGCTGGGCGGCGTCGCCTCGGCCCGCGTGTCCGAAGACACCCGCGCCCGCGTCAAGGCCGTGGCCCAAGAGATGGGCTATGTCCGCCGCGGCGGCCTGGCCCGCACCACCGATGTCAAGGTCATCGGCCTCCTGATCGACGAAGTGATGACCACCCCATTCGCCGCCCCCTTCCTGGAAGGCGCCCGGCTGGAGGCCGCCGAAAACGGCGCGCTGGTCTCCACCATCTGCACCGGCGCCGATCCGGCGACCGAGGCCGCCGCCATAGAAACCCTGCGCGCCATCGGCTGCATCGGCGTGCTCTACGCCCGGCTGATGACCCGCATCGTCCAGCCGCCCCCTTCGCTTGCCGGCCTGCCCTGCGTCCTGCTGAACTGTCACGCCGCCGACAGGACGCTGGATTCCGTGGTTCCCGCCGATGTCACCGGCGCCTTTGCCGCCACGACAGAGCTGATCCAGGCCGGCCACCGCCGCATCGCCCATCTGCAGGGCGAAACCTGGGCCGAGGCGACGCGCGACCGCACGCTTGGCTACCGCCGCGCCCTCGCCTCGGCCGACCTGCCCTTCGACCCGGCACTTGTCGCCGGCCCCACCTGGACGGCGCTCACCGGCCGGGCGCGCACGCTCGAACTTCTCGACCTGCCCGATCCGCCCACCGCCTTCTTCTGCTACAACGACCGCGTGGCGCTTGGCTGTTACGAGGCGCTGGAGCACCGCGGCCTGCGCGTGCCGCAGGATGTCTCGGTCGTGGGCTTCGACAACGACGACATCGCCGCCACGCTGCAACCGCCGCTGACCACCATGGTGCTCCCGCACGAGGAAATGGCCCGTTGGGCGGTGCAGGACCTGATCGCGCGCGCCGAAGGCCGGGGCGCAGAACCCCGCCGGGTCAAGATCGACTGCGACATCATCCGCCGCGGCTCGGTCGCCCCGCCCTGCCGCGATTGA
- a CDS encoding ArsR/SmtB family transcription factor has protein sequence MSRNFLIVDPLEGIETLKALSSPVRVNILKLLHDQGPQNVNAISAALELPQSSVSANVQMLEEAGLIRTETARAKKGNQKVCHTLFDEVLVMFKKDPATAGSDRIEVAMPLGLYTSCEVTAPCGLCSTQGIVGLLDVPDTFLDPGRMSAGLIWFTRGYVEYQFPNNLKLMGGELEAVEFSMELSSEVPGTAADWPSDITFSVNQIDVGTWTSPGDYGDKRGVYTPDWWKLKGSQYGMLKTVRVTHDGTYLDGMKMSPVSLVDLDLAAHRSIRFRIGVKDTARHPGGLNIFGRGFGNYDQDIVMRVVTRR, from the coding sequence ATGAGCCGGAATTTCCTGATCGTCGACCCGCTGGAAGGGATCGAAACCCTGAAGGCGCTGTCCTCGCCGGTGCGCGTCAACATCCTGAAACTCCTGCATGATCAGGGTCCGCAGAACGTCAACGCCATATCTGCCGCACTGGAACTGCCGCAATCCTCGGTCTCGGCCAACGTGCAGATGCTGGAAGAGGCGGGGCTGATCCGCACCGAGACTGCACGGGCGAAAAAGGGCAACCAGAAGGTCTGCCACACGCTGTTCGACGAGGTTCTCGTCATGTTCAAGAAGGATCCGGCCACCGCCGGATCCGACCGGATCGAAGTGGCGATGCCGCTTGGCCTTTACACCTCGTGCGAGGTCACGGCGCCCTGCGGCCTGTGTTCGACCCAAGGCATCGTCGGCCTGCTCGACGTGCCCGACACCTTCCTTGACCCCGGCCGGATGAGCGCGGGGCTGATCTGGTTCACCCGCGGCTATGTCGAATACCAGTTCCCCAACAACCTGAAACTGATGGGCGGAGAGCTGGAAGCCGTCGAATTCAGTATGGAACTGTCGTCCGAAGTGCCCGGCACCGCGGCCGACTGGCCCTCGGACATCACCTTTTCCGTCAACCAGATCGACGTGGGCACCTGGACCTCGCCCGGCGATTACGGCGACAAGCGCGGTGTCTATACTCCCGATTGGTGGAAGCTGAAGGGCAGCCAGTACGGGATGCTCAAGACGGTGCGCGTCACCCATGACGGCACCTATCTGGATGGAATGAAGATGTCCCCCGTCTCGCTGGTCGACCTCGACCTCGCCGCGCATCGCTCGATCCGCTTCCGAATCGGGGTCAAGGACACCGCCCGCCACCCCGGCGGCCTCAACATCTTTGGCCGCGGCTTCGGCAACTACGATCAGGACATCGTCATGCGGGTCGTGACGCGCCGCTGA
- the arfA gene encoding arabinosylfuranosidase ArfA, whose amino-acid sequence MKASVTAHKDFTIARIDDRVYSAFLEHLGRAIYSGIYEPGHPTADANGMRGDVAQLVRDLNIPFVRYPGGNFVSAYNWEDGVGPRENRPVRLDLAWHTSDSNQVGVHEFVDWCDLVGTKPMLAINLGSRGLDEARNFVEYVNGPTGSYWGDLRKKNGRADPFDCRLWCLGNEMDGPWQVGHKTADEYGRLANETAKTLRAFDKSLELVVCGSSNSDMKTYPEWERIVLEHSYESVDHISLHMYFGNRSGNTANYLALNEKLDRYITTVESTINLVKANKRSRHDVYISFDEWNVWYHSNEQDRAILAGAEGWPHAPRLLEDIYNFEDVLQVGCILNTFIRKSNVVKIACIAQLVNVIAPIMTEPGGAAWRQTIYYPYYFASIYGRGTALNLAVRSPGYDADIADNVPYIDIAGVHDEETGNLTFFAVNRHPNESFELDLALQGFGAARVIDHQVMTHADLRAVNNLANQTAVVPHKGTGASVEGARLTARLPPYSWQMIRVSTAA is encoded by the coding sequence ATGAAGGCCAGCGTTACAGCCCACAAGGATTTTACCATCGCGCGGATCGACGACCGCGTCTATTCCGCATTTCTCGAACATCTCGGCCGGGCGATCTACAGCGGCATCTACGAACCCGGCCACCCCACCGCCGATGCCAACGGGATGCGGGGCGATGTGGCCCAATTGGTGCGCGACCTGAACATTCCCTTCGTCCGCTATCCGGGTGGCAATTTCGTTTCGGCCTACAACTGGGAAGATGGCGTCGGCCCGCGCGAAAACCGCCCCGTGCGGCTCGATCTTGCCTGGCACACCTCCGACTCGAACCAGGTCGGCGTCCATGAATTCGTCGATTGGTGCGACCTTGTCGGCACCAAGCCGATGCTCGCCATCAACCTCGGCTCCCGCGGCCTCGACGAAGCGCGCAACTTCGTCGAATACGTCAACGGCCCGACCGGCAGCTATTGGGGCGATCTGCGCAAGAAGAACGGCCGCGCTGACCCGTTCGATTGCCGGCTCTGGTGCCTGGGGAACGAGATGGACGGCCCCTGGCAGGTCGGACACAAGACGGCCGATGAATATGGCCGCCTCGCCAATGAAACGGCCAAGACGCTGCGTGCCTTCGACAAGTCTCTGGAACTGGTGGTCTGCGGCTCGTCCAATTCCGACATGAAGACCTATCCCGAATGGGAACGGATCGTGCTGGAACACAGCTACGAGTCGGTGGACCACATCAGCTTGCACATGTACTTCGGCAACCGCTCGGGCAACACCGCCAACTATCTGGCGCTGAACGAAAAACTCGACCGCTACATCACCACGGTGGAATCGACCATCAATCTGGTGAAGGCGAACAAGCGGTCAAGGCACGATGTCTACATCAGCTTCGACGAATGGAACGTCTGGTATCACTCCAACGAACAGGACCGCGCGATCCTCGCCGGCGCCGAAGGCTGGCCCCACGCGCCGCGGCTTCTGGAAGACATCTACAACTTCGAGGATGTGCTTCAGGTCGGCTGCATCCTGAACACCTTCATCCGCAAGTCGAACGTGGTGAAGATCGCCTGCATCGCGCAGCTGGTGAACGTGATCGCCCCGATCATGACCGAACCGGGCGGCGCGGCCTGGCGGCAGACGATCTACTATCCCTACTACTTCGCCTCGATCTACGGTCGCGGAACCGCGTTGAACCTTGCGGTGCGCAGCCCCGGCTACGACGCCGATATCGCCGACAACGTGCCCTACATCGACATCGCCGGCGTGCATGACGAGGAAACCGGCAACCTCACCTTCTTCGCCGTGAACCGCCACCCGAACGAAAGCTTCGAGCTTGACCTCGCGCTTCAGGGCTTCGGCGCGGCCAGGGTCATCGACCACCAGGTGATGACCCATGCCGATCTGCGCGCGGTGAACAACCTTGCCAACCAGACTGCCGTCGTGCCGCACAAGGGAACCGGGGCCAGCGTCGAAGGCGCCCGTCTCACCGCCAGGCTACCCCCCTATTCCTGGCAGATGATCCGCGTTTCGACCGCGGCCTGA
- a CDS encoding DmpA family aminopeptidase, with the protein MPIRARDLGLPFPGTPGPLNAITDLPGVSVGFCTLTDPSRDMRTGVTAILPRDDRGQPLPVWAGFHALNGNGEMTGTHWIHDAGYIIGPVCITNTHGIGAVHHGATRWMMGRYAEFFEGEHAWAMPVVGETYDGILNDITALHVSPDHAIAALDAAVGGPVAEGSTGGGNGMICYGFKGGTGTASRLVTIGERTYTVGVLLQANFGRRPWLSILGKPVGKLIPEGEFNRKDLGSVIVVVGTDAPLSAVSLRHVARRAGMGIARTGTPGGNSSGDLFLAFSTANPIPMPEVSGPLLAKEELNPEHIDPLYLAAVEAVEEAVVNAMVAGEDVATVKPRGRVIPALDHDRLRSIFAAG; encoded by the coding sequence ATGCCCATCCGTGCCCGCGACCTTGGCCTGCCGTTTCCCGGCACGCCCGGCCCCCTGAACGCCATCACCGACCTGCCCGGCGTGTCGGTCGGGTTTTGCACGCTGACCGACCCGTCGCGGGACATGCGAACCGGAGTGACGGCCATCCTGCCGCGCGACGACCGGGGGCAGCCGCTGCCGGTCTGGGCGGGTTTCCACGCCCTGAACGGCAACGGCGAGATGACGGGGACGCACTGGATCCATGACGCGGGCTATATCATCGGGCCGGTCTGCATCACCAACACCCACGGGATCGGGGCGGTGCATCATGGGGCGACGCGGTGGATGATGGGGCGGTATGCCGAATTCTTCGAGGGCGAGCATGCCTGGGCGATGCCGGTGGTGGGCGAGACCTATGACGGGATCCTGAACGACATCACCGCGCTGCATGTGAGCCCCGACCATGCCATTGCGGCGCTGGATGCGGCGGTGGGGGGGCCGGTGGCGGAAGGATCGACCGGCGGGGGCAACGGGATGATCTGCTACGGCTTCAAGGGCGGGACGGGGACGGCCTCGCGGCTGGTCACGATCGGGGAGCGGACCTACACGGTGGGGGTGCTGCTTCAGGCCAACTTTGGGCGGCGGCCCTGGCTGAGCATCCTGGGCAAGCCGGTGGGCAAGCTGATCCCGGAGGGGGAGTTCAACCGGAAGGACCTCGGGTCGGTCATCGTGGTGGTGGGGACCGATGCGCCGCTGTCGGCGGTGTCCCTGAGGCATGTGGCGCGGCGGGCGGGGATGGGGATCGCGCGGACGGGGACGCCGGGGGGGAATTCCTCGGGCGACCTGTTCCTGGCCTTCTCGACCGCCAACCCGATCCCGATGCCCGAGGTTTCCGGGCCGCTTCTGGCCAAGGAGGAGCTGAACCCCGAGCATATCGACCCCCTTTACCTTGCCGCGGTGGAGGCGGTGGAGGAGGCGGTGGTCAATGCCATGGTGGCGGGGGAGGACGTGGCCACGGTCAAGCCGCGGGGGCGGGTGATCCCGGCGCTGGACCATGACCGGCTGCGGTCCATCTTTGCCGCCGGCTAG
- a CDS encoding thiamine ABC transporter ATP-binding protein, with translation MSGLELQDVVLAQEGFRLTASLTVPKGTTAAVIGPSGAGKSTLVSAIAGFFPPVSGRILWEGIDIGGLPPGKRPLTVLFQDQNLFPHLTVAQNLGLGLSPRLKLTATDHDRIEAALARVGLLGLGARRPAELSGGQASRAALARALLRARPMLLLDEPFAALGPGLKAEMLDLVAEVAGETGATVLMVTHDPSDARRIAPLTLLVADGVAHPPVPTGALLDDPPPALAAYLGH, from the coding sequence TTGTCAGGGCTTGAGTTGCAGGACGTGGTGCTGGCGCAGGAAGGCTTCCGTCTTACCGCGAGTCTCACCGTGCCGAAGGGCACGACGGCGGCGGTGATCGGGCCGTCCGGTGCGGGCAAGTCCACGCTGGTCTCGGCCATCGCGGGGTTCTTCCCGCCGGTTTCGGGACGGATCCTGTGGGAAGGCATCGACATTGGAGGGCTTCCCCCGGGGAAGCGGCCGCTGACCGTGCTGTTCCAGGACCAGAACCTGTTTCCCCACCTTACAGTGGCTCAGAACCTGGGGCTTGGCCTTTCACCGCGCCTGAAACTGACCGCAACCGACCACGACCGGATCGAGGCCGCCCTGGCTCGCGTGGGTCTCTTGGGTCTTGGCGCGCGGCGGCCGGCTGAGTTGTCGGGCGGTCAGGCCAGCCGCGCCGCCTTGGCGCGTGCGCTCTTGCGGGCGCGGCCGATGCTGCTGCTGGACGAGCCTTTCGCCGCCCTCGGGCCGGGGCTGAAAGCCGAAATGCTGGATCTGGTGGCCGAGGTAGCCGGAGAGACCGGCGCGACGGTGCTGATGGTCACGCATGATCCGTCGGATGCCCGTCGCATCGCGCCCCTGACCTTGCTGGTGGCGGACGGCGTGGCACACCCGCCCGTGCCGACGGGCGCGCTGCTGGATGACCCGCCGCCGGCGCTGGCGGCCTATCTGGGGCACTGA
- a CDS encoding thiamine/thiamine pyrophosphate ABC transporter permease ThiP, which translates to MTLRLAALSVAALLAVLILGTALAVALNGGAAGLTAGDWAAVRFSLTQAALSALFSTLLAIPVARTIARRHFPGRGWLITLTGAPFLLPVIVAVLGLLAIFGRAGLVNRLLEAVGLPGMTIYGLHGVVIAHVFLNLPLVVRMLLLGWTAIPAERFRLAQSLDMGAGAVFRHLEMPMLRAVLPGAALTVFVICLSSFAVTLMLGGGPRATSVELAIYQALRFDYDPPRAAALSALQFILCSGAVLLAGLIARPAGFGGGLDRGEAIPAPGGWRRLVDAAVIALAAVLLSLPIGAVVAGGLSGLHELPASLAPALLRSTAVALASSALSVSAALVLALAVARGQRGIELAATLPLAASALVMGTGLFLILRPWVSPEGLALPVTMMVNATLSLPFVFRLLLPEARTLLADWSRLMASLDMEGRAALRWVILPRLARPLGFGAGLAAALSMGDLGVIALFAGERQETLPLLVQRLAGAYRMEAAASAALVLVTATFTIFALLERGGRLVRA; encoded by the coding sequence ATGACACTGCGGCTGGCCGCCCTTTCGGTGGCGGCCCTCCTCGCGGTGCTGATCCTCGGCACCGCCCTTGCCGTTGCGCTGAATGGTGGGGCCGCCGGGCTGACGGCAGGAGACTGGGCTGCGGTGCGGTTTTCGCTGACCCAGGCGGCGCTGTCGGCGCTGTTCTCGACACTGCTGGCCATACCCGTCGCCCGTACCATCGCGCGGCGGCACTTTCCCGGTCGGGGGTGGCTCATCACCCTGACCGGGGCGCCGTTTCTGCTGCCGGTTATCGTGGCGGTTCTGGGCCTGCTGGCGATCTTTGGCAGGGCCGGTCTGGTGAACCGGCTGCTGGAGGCGGTCGGCCTGCCGGGCATGACGATCTATGGCCTGCATGGCGTGGTGATCGCCCATGTCTTCCTGAACCTGCCGCTGGTGGTGCGGATGCTGCTTTTGGGCTGGACAGCCATTCCGGCAGAACGGTTCCGGCTGGCGCAGTCTTTGGACATGGGAGCGGGTGCCGTGTTCCGGCACCTGGAGATGCCGATGCTGCGCGCCGTGCTGCCGGGGGCGGCGCTGACCGTGTTCGTGATCTGCCTGTCCAGCTTTGCCGTCACACTGATGCTGGGCGGCGGGCCGAGGGCAACGAGCGTCGAGCTTGCCATCTATCAGGCACTGCGCTTCGACTATGACCCGCCCCGAGCGGCGGCCCTGTCCGCCTTGCAGTTCATACTCTGCTCCGGGGCAGTGCTGCTGGCTGGCCTGATCGCCCGGCCCGCGGGTTTTGGCGGCGGGTTGGATCGGGGCGAGGCGATCCCGGCCCCCGGCGGATGGCGGCGGCTTGTGGATGCGGCGGTAATCGCGCTGGCGGCGGTGCTGTTGTCGCTGCCCATTGGGGCCGTGGTGGCCGGGGGACTATCCGGGCTCCACGAACTCCCCGCCTCGCTTGCTCCCGCACTGCTGCGGTCCACTGCCGTCGCGCTGGCGTCGTCGGCGCTGTCCGTGTCGGCGGCGCTTGTGCTGGCCCTTGCCGTGGCGCGGGGGCAACGGGGCATCGAACTGGCGGCGACCCTTCCGCTTGCCGCTTCGGCGCTGGTGATGGGCACGGGGCTGTTCTTGATCCTGCGGCCCTGGGTTTCCCCCGAAGGCTTGGCTCTGCCGGTGACGATGATGGTGAATGCCACTCTGTCCCTTCCCTTCGTGTTCCGCCTGCTGCTGCCCGAAGCAAGGACCCTGCTGGCCGATTGGTCGCGGCTGATGGCCTCGCTGGACATGGAAGGGCGCGCGGCGCTGCGGTGGGTCATCCTGCCTCGGCTGGCGCGTCCCCTAGGTTTTGGCGCGGGGCTGGCTGCGGCCCTGTCCATGGGCGACCTGGGCGTCATCGCGCTTTTCGCCGGCGAACGGCAAGAGACACTGCCGCTCCTAGTGCAGCGCCTGGCCGGGGCCTATCGGATGGAGGCGGCGGCAAGTGCGGCGCTGGTGTTGGTGACGGCCACCTTCACGATCTTCGCTCTGCTGGAGAGGGGGGGACGTCTTGTCAGGGCTTGA
- the thiB gene encoding thiamine ABC transporter substrate binding subunit: MRYLLAAGLMGAATMAAAETPVLTVLTYDSFTSEWGPGPIIEKAFEAECACDLRFVTGGDGAALLSRLKMEGAASEADVVLGLDTNLTAEATATGLFAPHGQDWGANLPIAFADPNFVPYDWGWFAFVYDKTKLASPPKGFEDLAASDVKIVIQDPRSSTPGLGLVLWVKQAYGDRAGEIWTGLADNIVTVTPGWSEAYGLFLNGEADMVLSYTTSPAYHIGAEKDDSKAAAPFVEGQYLQVEVAGKLAATDQPELADKFLAFIGTDAFQTAIPETNWMYPAVTPAAGLPASFSTLIQPEKTLLIPPAEVPEIAKAAVEEWRAALSQ, encoded by the coding sequence ATGAGATACCTCCTTGCCGCGGGACTGATGGGCGCTGCCACGATGGCAGCCGCCGAGACGCCCGTTCTGACTGTGCTGACCTATGACAGCTTCACCTCTGAATGGGGTCCCGGCCCCATCATTGAAAAGGCGTTCGAGGCCGAATGTGCCTGCGACCTGCGCTTTGTGACCGGGGGCGACGGCGCGGCGCTTCTGTCGCGGCTGAAGATGGAGGGCGCGGCCTCCGAGGCGGATGTCGTGTTGGGCCTGGACACCAACCTGACCGCCGAGGCCACGGCGACCGGTCTTTTCGCCCCTCATGGGCAAGACTGGGGTGCAAACCTGCCCATCGCCTTCGCCGACCCCAACTTCGTCCCTTATGACTGGGGCTGGTTCGCATTCGTGTATGACAAGACCAAGCTCGCCTCCCCGCCGAAAGGTTTCGAGGACCTGGCGGCTTCGGACGTGAAGATCGTCATCCAGGACCCGCGGTCCTCGACCCCCGGCCTTGGCCTGGTGCTTTGGGTGAAGCAAGCCTATGGCGACCGGGCGGGCGAGATCTGGACGGGCCTGGCCGACAACATCGTGACCGTTACGCCCGGCTGGTCCGAGGCCTATGGCCTGTTCCTGAACGGCGAGGCCGACATGGTGCTGAGCTATACCACCTCGCCCGCCTATCACATCGGCGCCGAGAAGGATGACAGCAAGGCCGCCGCGCCCTTTGTCGAAGGCCAGTACCTGCAGGTCGAAGTGGCGGGCAAGCTGGCCGCCACCGACCAGCCCGAACTGGCCGACAAGTTCCTGGCCTTCATTGGCACGGATGCCTTCCAGACCGCGATCCCCGAGACGAACTGGATGTACCCGGCGGTGACGCCGGCAGCCGGCCTGCCGGCGAGCTTTTCCACCCTGATCCAGCCGGAAAAGACCCTGCTGATCCCCCCGGCCGAGGTGCCAGAGATCGCCAAGGCGGCGGTCGAAGAATGGCGGGCGGCGCTGTCGCAATGA